From Synoicihabitans lomoniglobus, the proteins below share one genomic window:
- a CDS encoding Gfo/Idh/MocA family protein: MSKRKIRIGFIGTGGIALSAHVPGWQSLKDVEIVAVADVRETAAQGFVAATGGRVQVFKDYREMLELDLDAVDICTPNKIHTPAVLASLKAGKHVLCEKPLATTTKDIRKMGELADKLGLTLMSCQHMRWRPQSLALRDWIHNGGLGEVYHARVRAMRRAKLPPRPGFIYEELSGGGPCMDIGVHALDSTMWMMDFPKPVRVSGTTKVNFAKGRKIPGQWGEWDRKGFNVEDFAAAFVHFENDATLMLETAWLGHQEEDEDMSFQLFGQRGGVKWPSAEFASVQGRTFTQGTLKNPDMLAAPHTEAIRAFHQCFTRKKPSLVPWTETIQVIAILEAVYASQKKGREITLK; encoded by the coding sequence GTGAGCAAACGAAAAATTCGGATCGGGTTCATCGGCACCGGAGGCATCGCGCTGAGTGCACACGTGCCGGGATGGCAGTCACTGAAGGACGTCGAGATCGTGGCCGTGGCAGATGTCCGCGAGACTGCCGCCCAAGGTTTCGTCGCCGCAACGGGGGGGCGCGTTCAAGTCTTTAAAGACTACCGGGAGATGCTCGAACTCGACCTGGATGCGGTCGACATTTGCACGCCCAACAAGATTCATACGCCGGCCGTGCTCGCCTCGCTCAAGGCGGGCAAACATGTGCTGTGCGAGAAGCCTCTGGCGACCACCACGAAGGACATCCGCAAGATGGGCGAGCTGGCCGACAAGCTCGGGCTGACGCTCATGTCCTGTCAGCATATGCGCTGGCGTCCGCAGTCACTCGCCTTGCGCGACTGGATTCACAACGGCGGACTCGGCGAGGTGTATCACGCCCGCGTGCGAGCGATGCGGAGAGCCAAACTACCGCCACGCCCCGGTTTCATTTACGAGGAACTTTCGGGGGGCGGACCCTGCATGGACATCGGGGTGCACGCCCTCGATTCGACGATGTGGATGATGGATTTTCCGAAGCCCGTGCGCGTGTCGGGCACCACCAAAGTTAATTTTGCCAAGGGACGAAAAATTCCCGGCCAATGGGGCGAGTGGGATCGCAAGGGCTTTAACGTGGAGGACTTCGCCGCCGCCTTCGTGCACTTCGAAAACGACGCGACCCTCATGCTTGAGACCGCCTGGTTGGGGCATCAGGAGGAGGACGAGGACATGAGTTTCCAGCTCTTTGGTCAGCGCGGCGGCGTGAAATGGCCGAGCGCGGAATTTGCCTCCGTGCAAGGGCGGACCTTTACGCAAGGCACCCTGAAGAACCCGGACATGCTGGCGGCTCCGCACACGGAGGCCATTCGCGCTTTTCACCAGTGTTTCACGCGCAAAAAACCGTCGCTGGTGCCGTGGACTGAGACGATTCAGGTGATCGCGATTTTGGAAGCGGTTTACGCGTCGCAGAAAAAAGGCCGCGAAATCACGCTTAAGTAA
- a CDS encoding Gfo/Idh/MocA family protein, which translates to MARIAFLSTAHIHTKAFIEILASTNDGREAAVIWDDVSERGQRYAEMAGCPFEPDMDKVLADASIDGFIICCENTRHLPLLRSTLPVGKPVFCEKPLVTSTRELTDLRELVAAYPQTVLFGGYFQFYDAALQSAKELILSGGLGKVTRASYRNAHHAAYGRWFDSPDLAWFANPALAGGGGFFDMGTHAFHALRSIFGQAESVWADIGNESGEYPACDDYGVAHLKFGGGVKATVEAGWTFTGGRLGLEVIGSEKSLWHDGEKYVVAKAREKPEPLELTMPARPFRVERMLAVIRGELSHDELYWDLEASMDIVAWMEAAYTSAGSGRWESIG; encoded by the coding sequence ATGGCTCGTATCGCTTTTCTCTCCACCGCCCACATCCATACCAAGGCGTTCATCGAGATCCTGGCCTCGACGAACGACGGTCGCGAAGCAGCGGTGATTTGGGACGACGTGTCCGAACGCGGCCAACGTTATGCCGAGATGGCGGGCTGTCCGTTTGAGCCCGACATGGACAAGGTGCTGGCCGACGCCTCGATCGATGGGTTCATCATCTGTTGTGAGAACACGCGTCACCTGCCGCTCCTACGGTCGACGTTGCCGGTGGGAAAACCCGTGTTCTGCGAAAAGCCGCTTGTTACTTCCACTCGTGAGCTCACGGATTTGCGGGAGCTGGTCGCGGCCTATCCGCAGACTGTTCTCTTTGGCGGATATTTCCAGTTTTACGACGCGGCGTTGCAGAGTGCCAAGGAACTGATTCTCAGCGGCGGGTTGGGCAAGGTGACGCGAGCCAGTTATCGCAATGCGCATCACGCGGCCTACGGGCGGTGGTTTGATTCACCGGATCTGGCGTGGTTTGCGAATCCCGCACTCGCAGGAGGTGGCGGTTTTTTTGACATGGGCACGCATGCGTTTCACGCGCTGCGCTCGATCTTTGGTCAGGCCGAAAGTGTCTGGGCCGACATCGGCAACGAAAGCGGAGAATATCCCGCCTGCGACGACTATGGTGTCGCACACCTCAAATTTGGCGGCGGCGTGAAGGCGACGGTCGAAGCGGGCTGGACCTTCACGGGCGGTCGCCTCGGTTTAGAAGTCATTGGCTCGGAGAAAAGCCTGTGGCACGACGGTGAAAAGTATGTCGTCGCCAAGGCGCGGGAGAAGCCGGAGCCGTTGGAACTCACCATGCCGGCCCGACCCTTTCGGGTGGAACGCATGCTCGCCGTGATTCGTGGCGAACTCAGCCACGATGAACTCTACTGGGACCTCGAAGCCTCCATGGACATCGTCGCCTGGATGGAAGCCGCCTACACCTCGGCCGGCAGCGGTCGCTGGGAATCGATCGGGTAA
- a CDS encoding class I SAM-dependent methyltransferase translates to MPLPDYLSTYQSQLDRMIEEHGYDRAIELVVGGQFEEVSMLEKSLLIHLGLKPTDTLVDVGTGSGRLPYGLRDYLTGKFIGTDILEEALRFARDRCERRDWTFARTTDIEIPVPEHTADFVTFFSVFTHLLDEDIYRFLAAARRALRPDGRIVFSFLDFDCDTHWIIFQKTVEDTRPDRVLNKFTTKDTIRRLTRALGLREEQIRDGTDHWIPILEPVDCEDGRRLEGVVGFGQSVAVLSVFPENHYLTRYPDVAAAVAAGDFTSGAHHFDTCGFREGRSVG, encoded by the coding sequence ATGCCGCTCCCCGACTACCTCTCGACCTATCAGTCCCAACTCGACCGTATGATCGAAGAGCACGGCTATGATCGCGCCATCGAATTGGTGGTGGGCGGTCAGTTTGAAGAAGTCAGCATGTTGGAGAAGTCCCTGCTTATCCACCTGGGACTCAAACCCACCGACACATTGGTCGATGTGGGAACGGGCAGCGGTCGGCTCCCGTATGGGTTGCGCGACTACTTGACCGGCAAGTTCATCGGCACCGACATTTTGGAAGAAGCCCTGCGGTTCGCCCGGGACCGTTGTGAGCGCCGCGATTGGACGTTTGCCCGGACCACGGACATCGAAATTCCGGTGCCGGAGCACACCGCCGACTTCGTTACCTTTTTCTCTGTTTTCACCCACCTCCTCGACGAAGACATTTACCGGTTCCTCGCCGCCGCTCGTCGCGCGCTCCGACCGGATGGAAGAATCGTGTTTTCGTTTCTCGATTTCGACTGCGACACGCACTGGATCATTTTCCAAAAAACGGTGGAAGACACCCGCCCCGACCGGGTGCTCAACAAGTTTACCACCAAGGACACCATTCGCCGACTGACTCGCGCTCTCGGTTTAAGAGAGGAACAAATTCGCGACGGCACGGACCATTGGATTCCCATCCTGGAGCCTGTCGACTGCGAGGACGGACGACGGCTCGAAGGCGTGGTCGGCTTCGGCCAATCCGTCGCCGTGCTTAGCGTGTTCCCGGAGAACCATTATCTCACACGATATCCAGATGTGGCTGCGGCCGTCGCCGCCGGGGATTTTACATCAGGCGCCCACCATTTTGACACGTGCGGTTTTCGCGAAGGTCGCTCGGTCGGATAA
- the ruvB gene encoding Holliday junction branch migration DNA helicase RuvB: MPDTPKVTDYLASTFNNPESPAEAALRPLSFSDFTGQAKSVERLQVMVGAAKRRGDALNHILLSGPPGLGKTTLSFILGNEMGRNVRVTSGPVVEKASDLAGLLTSLEEGDLLFIDEIHRIPKTVEEYLYSAMEDFRLDIMIDQGPNARSVRLSIPRFTLVGATTRAGLLTAPLRSRFTLQTRLDYYDTPTLMGIVERSCGLLGVEIDNDGAKEIAARSRGTPRIANNLINFVRDFAQERADGRITKPVAAKALELLEIDARGLDEMDKRIMRIMAENYKGGPVGLGTVAIAVGEEADTLEEVHEPFLIQEGYLQRTQQGRVLTAKAYQALGLKGFARDQGDLL; this comes from the coding sequence ATGCCCGACACGCCCAAAGTCACCGACTACCTCGCCTCCACGTTCAACAATCCGGAGTCCCCGGCCGAGGCGGCGCTGCGCCCACTCTCATTTTCCGATTTCACCGGCCAGGCCAAATCCGTCGAGCGCCTGCAGGTCATGGTCGGGGCCGCCAAACGACGCGGCGATGCGCTCAACCACATCCTGCTCAGCGGCCCGCCCGGTCTCGGCAAGACCACGCTCTCTTTCATCCTCGGCAACGAAATGGGCCGCAATGTGCGCGTCACCTCCGGTCCGGTCGTCGAAAAGGCATCCGACCTCGCCGGTCTGCTCACGAGCTTGGAGGAAGGCGACCTGCTCTTCATCGACGAGATCCACCGCATCCCCAAAACGGTCGAGGAATACCTCTATTCCGCCATGGAGGATTTCCGCTTGGACATCATGATCGACCAGGGCCCCAACGCCCGCAGCGTGCGCCTTTCGATTCCACGTTTCACGCTCGTCGGCGCGACGACCCGCGCCGGTCTGCTTACGGCCCCCCTGCGCTCGCGATTCACGCTGCAGACACGTCTCGACTATTATGATACGCCCACGTTGATGGGCATCGTCGAACGTTCGTGCGGATTGCTCGGCGTCGAGATCGACAACGACGGCGCAAAAGAGATCGCCGCCCGCTCCCGCGGCACGCCCCGCATCGCCAACAACCTCATCAACTTCGTGCGCGACTTTGCCCAGGAACGCGCCGACGGCCGCATCACCAAGCCCGTCGCCGCCAAGGCCCTCGAGCTGCTGGAGATCGACGCCCGCGGTCTCGACGAGATGGACAAGCGCATCATGCGCATCATGGCCGAAAACTACAAAGGCGGCCCCGTCGGACTCGGCACCGTCGCCATCGCCGTGGGCGAAGAAGCCGATACGCTCGAGGAAGTCCACGAACCGTTTCTCATCCAGGAAGGCTACCTCCAACGCACCCAACAAGGCCGCGTCCTCACCGCCAAAGCCTACCAGGCCCTCGGCCTCAAAGGCTTCGCCCGCGACCAAGGCGATTTACTGTAA
- a CDS encoding type II toxin-antitoxin system VapC family toxin, producing the protein MNPLILVDSSFFIRFSQLREDAFASFDLYSDVDFAINGLVWVEVLRGRSVPTHRQRYDQRFSTMHFLNLTPRTWQHAAALAWELDRHGDVIPATDIAIAACALDHGAAVLTFDRHFNKVPGLTVLNDLP; encoded by the coding sequence GTGAATCCGCTCATTCTCGTCGACAGCAGTTTTTTCATTCGTTTCAGCCAGCTACGAGAGGACGCTTTTGCATCATTCGACCTCTATTCGGACGTCGATTTCGCGATCAATGGTTTGGTCTGGGTCGAGGTTTTGCGCGGCCGCAGCGTTCCGACTCATCGGCAGCGTTACGACCAACGCTTCTCCACCATGCACTTCCTCAACCTGACGCCTCGCACGTGGCAACACGCCGCTGCGCTGGCCTGGGAGCTAGACCGCCATGGTGATGTCATCCCCGCGACGGACATTGCCATCGCGGCTTGCGCTCTCGATCACGGGGCTGCGGTGCTGACGTTCGACCGTCACTTCAATAAAGTGCCCGGCCTGACCGTGCTCAACGACCTGCCTTGA
- a CDS encoding type II toxin-antitoxin system VapB family antitoxin, with protein sequence MKMTMHIDEDVLAEVMDLTGAKTKTAAVEMALRDLARRHKQRKLFRTPLWPTHEDWVKDSAPQPSDAIDPPDIDEDAVQRCINRLRSRRQLAAEADDRQVPEATDEDTGNYPSK encoded by the coding sequence ATGAAGATGACGATGCATATCGACGAAGACGTCTTGGCCGAAGTCATGGATCTGACCGGGGCGAAGACGAAGACCGCCGCTGTAGAGATGGCTCTGCGCGATCTCGCCCGCCGCCACAAACAGCGAAAACTGTTTCGCACTCCCCTCTGGCCCACCCATGAAGATTGGGTAAAGGATTCCGCGCCACAGCCATCGGACGCCATTGATCCACCCGATATCGACGAGGATGCCGTGCAGCGTTGCATCAACCGACTCAGGTCCCGTCGCCAATTAGCGGCGGAGGCCGATGATCGGCAAGTGCCTGAAGCGACCGACGAGGACACCGGAAATTACCCGTCAAAGTGA
- a CDS encoding UDP-N-acetylglucosamine 1-carboxyvinyltransferase, translating to MSDLIVQGGNPLSGTITPSGNKNSVLPVFCATLLTAEPVTLRNVPDITDLNKLVNFFTTQGSSIAWDRAAGVMKIDHANFSPALANHELPQDMRSTVLLYPALLHRLGKITVRSNTKGCSLGVREIDPHLDILAALGADISGTEPLTIALPGQRFTGTRKWLDYMSVTVTENFAMAAALADGPSTLINAASEPHVQDLCTALVAMGANITGIGTSRLEITGVDSLHGADITIGTDYHEVVTFLALGAITGGEVRIENSVPQHFDLIARAFARLGVIVTHDGDTAIVERNQSLQIEQPHTVNLLPKIEAAPWPYFSVDLLPLMIALSTHATGTIHFWNKVYENGFSWIPELAKFGAHAVVSDPHRLIVFGGRPLRPAVVDSPYVIRAAVALAMVAASIPGESVVRHAEIIKRAHPRFVENLNSLGARLEWQ from the coding sequence ATGTCCGATCTCATCGTCCAAGGCGGTAATCCGCTGAGCGGCACCATCACTCCCTCCGGCAACAAAAACTCCGTGTTGCCCGTCTTCTGCGCCACCCTCCTGACCGCTGAACCGGTCACGCTGCGCAACGTCCCGGACATCACCGACCTCAACAAACTGGTCAACTTCTTCACCACTCAGGGCTCAAGCATCGCGTGGGATCGCGCCGCCGGCGTGATGAAGATCGATCACGCCAATTTCTCCCCGGCCCTGGCCAATCACGAACTGCCGCAGGACATGCGGTCCACCGTGTTGCTTTACCCGGCACTGCTCCACCGCCTCGGCAAGATCACAGTGCGGTCCAACACCAAGGGCTGCTCCCTCGGTGTCCGTGAAATCGATCCCCACCTCGATATCCTGGCCGCTCTCGGAGCCGACATCTCCGGGACCGAACCGCTGACCATCGCCTTGCCCGGCCAACGCTTCACCGGCACGCGCAAGTGGCTCGACTACATGTCGGTCACCGTTACGGAAAACTTCGCCATGGCCGCCGCCCTCGCCGACGGCCCGTCCACCCTCATTAACGCCGCCAGCGAACCGCACGTGCAGGACCTCTGCACCGCCCTTGTCGCCATGGGGGCCAACATCACCGGCATCGGCACGAGCCGACTCGAAATCACCGGCGTGGATTCACTGCACGGCGCCGACATCACTATCGGCACCGACTACCACGAAGTCGTCACCTTCCTGGCCCTTGGTGCCATTACCGGTGGTGAGGTGCGGATCGAAAACTCCGTGCCCCAACACTTCGACCTCATCGCCCGCGCTTTCGCCCGCCTCGGCGTCATCGTCACCCATGACGGCGATACCGCCATCGTGGAGCGCAACCAATCGCTCCAGATTGAGCAGCCCCACACCGTCAATCTGCTGCCCAAAATCGAAGCCGCGCCGTGGCCCTATTTCTCGGTCGACCTACTCCCGCTCATGATCGCGCTCAGCACCCACGCAACCGGCACGATTCACTTCTGGAACAAGGTCTATGAAAACGGGTTTTCCTGGATTCCCGAGTTGGCGAAATTCGGTGCCCACGCCGTGGTGAGCGACCCCCATCGCCTCATCGTCTTCGGCGGACGCCCCCTGCGCCCCGCCGTCGTCGACTCGCCTTACGTGATCCGCGCCGCCGTCGCCCTCGCCATGGTCGCCGCCTCAATCCCGGGCGAGAGCGTTGTCCGCCACGCCGAAATCATCAAACGCGCCCACCCCCGCTTCGTCGAAAACCTCAACTCCCTCGGCGCCCGCCTGGAGTGGCAGTAA
- a CDS encoding dUTPase, with translation MDKLEEIFTMQEALNARIGVQLPPPSDEEKAKWILNYTRAMQQETAELIDSVPWKWWAKYQKFDEQNAKVEVVDLFHFLVSLAQTLGMTAEDVYQAYLKKNAVNHQRQESGYVKKDEDDSKHI, from the coding sequence ATGGACAAGCTCGAAGAGATTTTCACCATGCAGGAAGCGCTCAACGCCCGGATCGGGGTCCAATTGCCGCCGCCGTCGGATGAGGAAAAAGCCAAGTGGATCCTCAACTACACCCGCGCGATGCAGCAGGAAACGGCGGAGTTGATCGACAGTGTGCCGTGGAAGTGGTGGGCGAAATACCAGAAGTTCGACGAACAAAACGCCAAGGTGGAGGTGGTGGACCTGTTCCACTTTCTCGTGTCGTTGGCGCAGACTTTGGGCATGACCGCGGAGGATGTTTACCAGGCGTATTTGAAGAAAAACGCGGTGAATCATCAGCGTCAGGAATCGGGCTATGTCAAAAAGGACGAGGACGATTCGAAGCACATTTAG
- a CDS encoding peroxiredoxin, translating into MDLSFEIKVVRGTDASPETVRFTDLLTGPTVVSVYMRNNTGSCDKQNDALVADWAEINAAGFNVVGVSRDTGGSHIRYAAKKGIGYPLVSDPEDLFATAADAVIDKKMYGRVFRGPLRSAWVLDASGKILAIIEKVDAKTHGAQVLAAVSAL; encoded by the coding sequence TTGGATCTCTCGTTTGAGATCAAGGTGGTGCGGGGGACCGATGCGTCGCCGGAGACGGTGCGGTTTACGGATCTGTTGACCGGCCCGACGGTGGTTTCGGTTTACATGCGCAATAATACGGGTTCATGCGACAAGCAGAACGACGCGTTGGTGGCGGATTGGGCGGAAATCAACGCGGCGGGTTTTAACGTCGTTGGTGTGTCGCGCGATACGGGTGGATCGCACATCCGATATGCGGCCAAGAAAGGCATCGGCTATCCTCTCGTCAGCGATCCCGAGGATTTGTTCGCCACGGCGGCCGACGCCGTGATCGACAAAAAGATGTATGGCCGTGTGTTTCGCGGTCCCTTGCGGTCGGCCTGGGTGCTCGATGCTTCCGGTAAAATTCTCGCCATCATCGAGAAGGTGGACGCGAAGACGCATGGCGCGCAGGTGCTCGCGGCCGTGTCGGCGCTTTAA
- a CDS encoding DUF748 domain-containing protein, protein MKTPTIKDIRAAAAARRSRRERQRRWLIGLGVGVVVVGVLAVFVLPPWVRSQVETRLGAALRRPVTVERVSLNLFTLTATLEQVAIAETDGSLFARWDRLLVNGDALAWVRGIRGFDRIELDGFEGRVGLDAEGALNFADLLERNDAEEATETGRLKLAIDALVVREAKLNFRDASRSVPFATTLGPMSFTLEGFRTEHDAEAPYEFVATTEAGESLRWKGQLSAVPLRSAGSIEISGLHLAKYAPYYADLIGFQVREGRMTVAGDYTTNLSGDAPEVRLSNAKVDVTALQLGKSGDATPVMRAERLGAEGINFDLGRRTVEVAQVSWTGGDLTATRTAAGIDWIDLLVGQGESETTAAGAEPFGAKINAIAIEGVDVRWVDQSLPLPVEVRVSPLRLTLGKVDLTRLDTAVAVGLRATFASGGEVQVSGETSLVPFKPALLVSVTDLNLATMGGYVAEATGYNLTQGRLSLEGQLGATDEALVWRGQTNLAGARLSNVDGGPLTGWENLQVTGIDLVTEPMTVEVASVRWIRPDVTVVMDAAGSTNWRAGFLATPEIAVPVAAAPTAVAPVIRVNRVELVEARIDFTDTSLAAPVKLSLEALSGELTGLSSVEVAKGRADLRGKVNGLAPVAIAGNFNPLGRPAYTDVKIDFDRIDLVPIDGYIGKYAGYALQRGRLSLDIDFKLQDRQVSSESVATLDDFTLGGKVKSPDATSLPVGLAVALLKDTKGQIVVDVPVAGSLDDPEFRFGRVVWRVITNLLTKVATSPFALLGSMVGGAQDEELDRQEFVAGAASLTDASMAKLDTLSRALRERPGLVLDLVGEADASADAAALRPEVLEKQLRTAATPEQFTVATGWRGRGRETALMNRYLEVFGVPPIDPNGVVTPPLVAEVVKPAPVPVKAVSPPGAIAEEDQTLLGWIKQVFKGSPTAADTVDAPKPVEKSPAEAVIAAPPVLAALPVAEVEARLLSRIEVSEARLLDLAQERVLVVSALLEAKGLPASRLNLGLPKLGQAQVTLTLR, encoded by the coding sequence GTGAAGACTCCGACCATCAAGGATATCCGTGCCGCCGCCGCCGCTCGTCGGTCCCGGCGGGAGCGTCAGCGCCGCTGGTTGATCGGCCTCGGAGTCGGGGTCGTGGTCGTGGGGGTTCTGGCGGTGTTTGTGCTGCCGCCCTGGGTGAGGAGCCAAGTGGAGACGCGTTTGGGCGCTGCCTTGCGGCGGCCGGTGACGGTGGAGCGTGTGTCGCTCAATTTGTTCACGCTGACGGCGACGTTGGAACAGGTCGCGATTGCCGAAACCGATGGCTCGTTGTTCGCTCGATGGGATCGGTTGCTGGTCAACGGGGATGCATTGGCCTGGGTGCGAGGCATTCGCGGGTTTGACCGGATTGAGTTGGATGGCTTCGAGGGACGCGTGGGGCTCGATGCGGAGGGCGCCCTTAATTTTGCTGATTTGCTGGAGCGGAACGATGCGGAGGAAGCGACGGAAACGGGGCGGTTGAAGTTGGCGATCGACGCGTTGGTGGTGCGCGAGGCCAAATTGAATTTCAGGGATGCGAGCCGGTCGGTGCCGTTTGCCACGACCCTGGGCCCCATGAGTTTTACGTTGGAGGGCTTTCGCACGGAGCACGATGCCGAGGCGCCGTATGAGTTCGTGGCGACCACCGAGGCGGGGGAGTCTTTGCGATGGAAAGGCCAACTCTCGGCGGTGCCGCTGCGTTCGGCCGGCTCGATCGAGATCAGTGGTCTGCATCTGGCCAAGTATGCCCCTTATTACGCTGATTTGATCGGCTTCCAAGTGAGGGAGGGACGGATGACGGTCGCGGGCGACTACACGACAAATCTGAGCGGAGACGCGCCGGAAGTGCGGTTGTCGAACGCGAAGGTGGACGTGACCGCGTTGCAATTGGGCAAGTCGGGCGACGCGACTCCGGTGATGCGGGCGGAGCGCCTCGGAGCGGAGGGAATCAACTTTGATTTGGGTCGGCGCACGGTTGAGGTCGCTCAGGTGAGTTGGACCGGAGGTGACCTCACGGCGACGCGCACGGCGGCGGGCATTGACTGGATCGATCTACTGGTCGGCCAGGGGGAGAGTGAAACCACAGCGGCGGGAGCGGAACCTTTCGGTGCCAAAATCAACGCGATTGCGATCGAGGGGGTGGACGTGCGGTGGGTCGACCAGAGCCTGCCGCTGCCGGTCGAGGTGAGGGTTTCGCCGCTGCGGCTGACGTTGGGAAAGGTCGATCTCACCCGGCTCGATACGGCGGTCGCGGTCGGACTGAGGGCCACGTTCGCGAGCGGGGGCGAAGTGCAGGTTTCGGGCGAGACGAGCCTGGTGCCGTTCAAGCCGGCTCTCTTGGTCAGTGTCACGGATCTGAATTTGGCGACGATGGGTGGTTATGTGGCGGAAGCCACCGGATACAATCTGACCCAAGGTCGATTGAGCTTGGAAGGTCAACTCGGCGCGACGGACGAGGCCCTGGTCTGGCGGGGGCAAACGAATCTGGCGGGCGCGCGGCTGAGCAACGTCGACGGCGGGCCTTTGACCGGGTGGGAGAATTTGCAGGTCACCGGCATCGATCTCGTGACCGAGCCCATGACGGTCGAAGTTGCATCCGTGCGTTGGATACGACCGGACGTGACCGTGGTGATGGATGCCGCGGGCTCGACCAACTGGAGGGCGGGATTCCTCGCCACCCCGGAAATTGCGGTGCCGGTGGCGGCGGCGCCGACTGCCGTCGCGCCGGTGATTCGCGTGAACCGGGTGGAGTTGGTGGAGGCGCGCATCGATTTTACGGATACGTCGTTGGCCGCCCCGGTGAAACTGTCCCTCGAAGCGCTCTCGGGGGAATTGACCGGTCTTTCGTCCGTCGAAGTCGCCAAAGGGCGGGCCGACCTGCGCGGCAAGGTCAACGGGTTGGCCCCCGTGGCGATTGCGGGCAATTTCAACCCGCTCGGTCGTCCGGCTTACACCGATGTGAAGATTGATTTTGATCGGATCGATCTGGTGCCGATCGATGGTTACATTGGCAAATATGCCGGTTATGCGCTGCAGCGGGGCCGCCTTTCCCTCGATATTGATTTCAAGCTGCAGGATCGCCAGGTGAGCAGTGAATCGGTGGCGACGCTCGACGACTTTACGTTGGGAGGGAAAGTCAAAAGCCCGGATGCCACCAGTCTGCCGGTGGGTCTCGCGGTCGCGTTGTTGAAGGATACCAAGGGGCAAATCGTAGTCGATGTGCCGGTCGCCGGCAGTCTGGATGATCCGGAGTTTCGCTTCGGCCGCGTGGTGTGGCGGGTGATTACGAATCTGTTGACCAAAGTGGCGACCTCACCGTTTGCGCTGCTGGGCTCGATGGTCGGGGGAGCGCAGGATGAAGAGCTGGATCGCCAGGAGTTCGTCGCGGGCGCGGCGAGTTTGACGGACGCTTCGATGGCCAAACTCGATACGCTGTCGCGCGCGCTCCGGGAACGGCCGGGGCTGGTGCTCGACCTGGTGGGGGAAGCCGATGCGAGCGCGGATGCGGCGGCTCTGCGCCCGGAGGTATTGGAGAAGCAACTACGGACGGCGGCGACACCGGAGCAGTTCACCGTCGCCACGGGTTGGCGGGGGCGCGGCCGGGAGACGGCCTTGATGAATCGTTATCTCGAAGTATTTGGCGTGCCGCCGATCGACCCCAACGGCGTGGTGACTCCGCCCTTGGTGGCCGAGGTGGTGAAGCCGGCCCCGGTTCCGGTTAAGGCTGTTTCCCCACCCGGTGCCATCGCGGAAGAGGACCAAACGCTGTTGGGTTGGATCAAGCAGGTGTTCAAAGGCAGCCCGACGGCTGCCGATACGGTCGACGCGCCCAAACCGGTGGAGAAATCTCCGGCGGAAGCGGTGATTGCGGCACCGCCGGTTTTAGCCGCGCTGCCGGTGGCGGAAGTCGAAGCCCGCTTGCTGAGTCGGATAGAAGTGAGCGAAGCCCGTCTACTGGATCTGGCGCAAGAGCGGGTGCTGGTCGTGTCCGCGCTGTTGGAAGCCAAAGGACTTCCGGCGAGCCGGTTGAATCTGGGGTTGCCGAAACTCGGTCAGGCGCAGGTGACTCTCACCCTTCGTTGA